TGTTCAGGTTCGACACGAGCGGCCCGTTCGGCTGCAGCAGCGTGTTCGCCGACGCCATCGCGCGGTTCACCTCGTGCATCGTTTCCGGCAGCGCGGTGACTGCCGGGCCGAGCTGCTTCGTCAGCGTTGTCGCGCCGTCGGCCGCGTGCTGCAGGCTCTCGGCCGTCGCACGCAACTGCTCGCGCATCTCGGGCGACATCAGCGCATTCGCGCTCTTGGCCGCCAGTTCGAGTTGCCGCAGCAGCACGTCGCCGCGCTCCTGGATCTGGTCGAACAGGCTCGGCCGCATCGGGATCTGCGCAATCGACTTCGTCGACGACGGCAGCGGCGCCAGGTCGCGCCCCGTATCCTCGAGCTGCACGAACGCGATCCCCGTCACGCCCTGGAAGCCGAGGCTGCCGTAGGTCGACTGCGTGATCGGCGCGTCGTGATCGACGAGGATCCGGATCCGGATCTGGCCCGGATGCGTGCGATCGAAGCCGATCGACTGCACCTTGCCGACATCGAGGCCGCGAAAGCGCACGGCCGCGTCCGGGAACAGCCCCGTCACGTTGGTGCGCGCGAGCAGGTCGTACGGCACGCGCACGGTGCGGTCAACGTTGAACCAGAACACGGTGCCCGCGATCGCGAGTGTCAGCGCGATCGTGAACAGGCCGGCCCAGAACGCATGTGATTTGTTTTCCATTCGCGGATTCCTTCGTTCCTACAGCTCGACGCTCGACAGCGCCGGTTCGAGGGCCGCCTTCGGCAGCTTCGCGCGCCGTTCGGGCGGCAGCGCCTGCAATGCGCGGCGCCCGCGCAGCCCCAGGAAATATTCGTGGATGAACGGGTGGTCGACGTTCGCGGCCTCCTCGACCGGCGCGGCGACCAGCACCTTGCGGTCGGCCAGCACCGCGACACGCGTCGACAGCGCGACCATCGTGTCGAGGTCGTGCGTCACCATCACGACAGTCAGCCCGAGCGTGCGGTGCAGCGTCGCGATCAGCTCGACGAATTCGTCCGACGCCTGCGGATCGAGGCCGGCCGTCGGCTCGTCGAGGAACAGCAGCTCGGGCTCGAGCGCGATCGCGCGCGCGATGCCGACCCGCTTCACCATCCCGCCCGACAGCGCGGCCGGCATCTTCGACGCGTGCTTGCACGGCAGGCCGACCATCTCGAGCTTCAGCATCACGATGTCGTGCAGCAGGTCCGGCGGCACGCGGCCAAGCTCGCGCAGCGGCTGCGCGACGTTGTCGAACACCGTCATCGACGAGAACAGCGCCCCTTGCTGGAACAGCATCCCCGAGCGCGTGCGCATCATCCGCGCGCTCGCGTCGTCGATCGTCGCGGTATCTTCGCCGAACACCTTGATCGTGCCCGACGTCGGCCGCTCGAGGCCGAGGATCTGCCGCACGAGCGTGGTCTTGCCGGAGCCCGAGCCGCCGACGATCGCCACGATCTCGCCGCGCCGCACGTCGAAGTCGAGCTTCTGGTGAATGATGTTGCGCCCGTAGCGCTTGGTCAGGTTGCGCACCTCGATCACGAGGTCGCCGGCATCGGCCTCCGCGGCCGGCTGCGTGCCGCCGGAACCGGCGCCGACGGCCGCCGCTTGCGCGGTCGTTTCGTTCGATGCGTTCATCCGAGCCCCACGTTCTGGAACAGGATCGCGAACACCGCGTCGGCGAGGATCACGACCGTGATCGACGACACGACCGACGTGGTCGTGCCTTCGCCGAGGCTCTGCGAGTTCGCCTTGATCCGGAAGCCGAAATGGCACGCGACCAGCGCGATCAGCATGCCGAACACGACGCCCTTGCCGACGCCGATGTACAGGTTCGCGATCGGCACGACGCCCGGCAGCGAGCGCACGAAATAGTTGACGTCGATCCCGAGCACGAGCTTCGCGGCAAGGGCGCCGCCCGTCAGCGCGATGATGTTGGTCCACATCACGAGCAGCGGCATTGCAACGCCGAGCGCGAGCACGCGCGGCAGGATCAGCCGCAGCCCGTGCGGGATGCCCATCACGCGCATCGCGTCGAGCTCCTCGGTCACGCGCATCACGCCGATCTGCGCGGTGATCGCCGAGCCCGAGCGGCCCGCGACGAGGATCGCCGACAGCACGGGGCCGAGCTCGCGGATCACCGACAACCCGAGGATGTTCACGATGTAGCGGTTCGCGCCGAACATCTGCAACTGCTGCGCGGACAGGTAGCTGAGCACGATGCCGATCAGGAACGCGACGAGCGCGGTGATCGGCAGCGCCTGCGCGCCGGCGCTGTAGATGTTCGCCGAGGTTTCCTTCCACGGCATCGTCTTCGGGCGGCGCAGCACCGACAGCGCATCGAGGATCACGAGACCGAACATCGCGATGCCGCCCTGCAGGTGCTCGCCGAACGCGAAGATCGCCTGGCCGAGCCGCGTGACGGGATCGAAGCGCACGACGCGCTCCGGCGCCTCGCGCTCGCTGTCGAGCCGTTCGATGCGCTCGAAGATCGTGCGCTGCGTGGCGCTCAGCTCGACGCCGGCCGGCAGCTTGCGGCCCCACACGCGCCACAGCGCCTGGCCGCCGACGTGGTCGAGCCGCTCGATGCCGGACAGATCCCAATCGCTCACGCGCCCGGTGGCGATGCTCGCGACGCGGCGCGCCACGGCGCCGCGATTGCGCGCAAGCGCGAGCGCGGTCCACTGGCCGTACAGGCGCACCGTCTGGCCCTGACCGCCGGCGTCGACCGACAGGCCGGGAGGAGTCTCGAAGTCCAAGGGCAGGTTGTTTGCAAAAGGATGACAGCGGCCATTGTAGCGAACCGCCCGAAGCCGCGACGTGAGGATTTTCGCCGGGGCGCGCAGCCGGGGCGCCCGGCACGGAGCACGCAGCCAGGACGCCGGGGCCGCGCCGACGGGACGTTGCCTGCTTCGCGACCTTTCATTCTTCCGTCACGTTTCCTTTCGATACTCTCACGCGCCGCACATCAGGCCGTCGGCGCCCCGCGCCGCCATTCGCTGCATCCCTCGCGATTCATAAAACAGAACACCGAACAGGACAACCGATGCGTTTCCCCCCGCTTTCCCGCCGGCACGTGCCGGCCGCCGCCGCGCTCGCCAGCCTCGCCTTCACCCTCGCCGGCTGTGGCGGCGACGACGTCACCGCCACGCCGCCGTCGCAGCCGCAGGCCCAGGCGCCCGTCGGCACGACGGCCACGCTCGCGCTGCTCGAGACGACCGATCTGCACACCAACGTGCTGTCGTATGACTATTTCAAGCTCGCCGCCGACAATTCGCTCGGTTTCGAGCGCGTGTCGACGCTGATCGCCCAGGCGCGCAAGCAGTACCCGAACACGCTGCTGCTCGACAACGGCGACACGATCCAGGGCACCGCGCTGTCGGACTACCAGGCGCTCGTGAAGCCGGTCGGCTGCGACCAGACGCTCGCGATCTACAAGGTGATGAACGCCGCGAAATTCGACGGCGGCGGGATCGGCAACCACGAATTCAACTACGGGCTGCCGTACCTGTCGCAGGTGACCGGCAACACGTTCGAGGTCGACGGCCTGCCGGCGCCGGCCCAGCAGAAGAAGTGCGCGGGCCCGAACTTCCCGCAGGTGCTCGCGAACGTGATCAGCGCGAAGACCAACGCGCCGCTGTTCACGCCGTACACGATCCTGACCCGTACGGTGACGGCCACGACGCCGGACGGCAAGACGGTCAGCGCGCCCGTGAAGATCGGCATCATCGGCTTCACGCCGCCCGCGATCATGAACTGGGACAAGCGCTGGCTCGACGGCAAGGTCTACACGACCGGCCTGAAGGAAGCGGCCGAGAAGTACATTCCGGAAATGCGCGCGAAGGGTGCCGATCTCGTCGTCGCGATCTCGCACGGCGGCCTCGACAATTCCGCGTACTCGCCGACGATGGAAAACGGCAGCTGGTGGCTGTCGAAGGTGACGGGCATCGACGCGATGCTGATCGGCCACTCGCACCAGGTGTTCCCGGACGCGAACAGCACCGTGTCGCAGTTCAACCTGCCGGGCGTCGACAAGGTCAAGGGCACCGTCAACGGCGTGCCGACCGTGATGGCCAACTACTGGGGCAAGCATCTCGGCGTGATCAAGCTCGGCCTGAAGTTCGACGGCAAGACCTGGAGCGTCGACAAGTCGCAGACGACCGTCGAGGCGCGCTCGACCCAGAACGCCGACAAGAGCTACGTCGCGGCCGACCCGTCGGTCTCCGCCGCGATCGCCGCCGAACACCAGGCGACGATCGACTACGTGAAGACGCCGATCGGCTCGACCGACTACCGGATGAACTCGTACTTCGCGGATGTCGGCGATCCGGGCGCGATCCAGATCGTCAACGAAGCGCAGGCCGACTACGTGAAGACCTACGTGCAGGCGAACCTGCCGCAGTACGCGTCGCTGCCGGTGCTGTCGGTCAGCGCGCCGTTCAAGAGCGGCTTCGGCGGCGGCACCGACTATACGGACGTCGCGCCGGGCGCGCTCGCGATCAACAACGCGGCCGACCTGTACCTGTATCCGAACACCGTGTACGCGGTGAAGGTGAGCGGCGCCGACGTCAAGAACTGGCTCGAGACGGCCGCGAAGCGCTTCAACCGGATCGACCCGACCAAGGCGACCGTGCAGCCGCTCGTCAGCACCTTCCCCGGCTACAACTTCGACATGTTCACGTCGGCCGATCTCGCGTATGAAATCGACGTCACGCAGCCGCTCGGCAGCCGCATCAAGAACCTGACGTACAAGGGCGCGCCGATCGATCCGAACGCGCAGTTCATCGTCGCGACCAACAACTACCGCGCGAGCGGCGGCGGCAACTTCCCGGGCCTCGACGGCAGCAAGACGATCTTCGCGTCGCCCGATGCGAACCGCGACGTGCTGATCTCGTTCATCAAGAAACGCGGCGCGATCACGCGCACGGCGGACGGCGCGCAGCGCAGCTGGCGCTTCACGAAGCTCGCGAGCTCGGTCGCGCACGTGCAGTTCGCGTCCGCGCAGAACCGTCTGGGCGACGCAGCAGCGGCCGGCCTCACCGGCATCACGCAGGTCGCGGCCGACGACGGCTCGGGCAAGAACCTCGCCACCTACGAGATCGACCTCACGCAATGAGACACGCGATGCAACCGATCCGGACGATGCGGCCGGCCGAACCCGGCCTCGCCGCCGCCGCGCGGCGCGTGCTGCGCGCGAAACTCCCGCCGGCCGCGCTGCTCGCGGCGGCGGCCGTGACCGTCGCGGCCGTGGTCGCTGCGACCGGCCTGCGCGGCACCGGCCCCGCGCCGAGCGCCGCGCAGCTCGACGAGTGGCAGGCGATGGTCACGCAGGCCACCGAGCCGCACGCGCTGGCGCAGTTGCGCACGCTCGCGCGCCGCGGCTCGGGCGCCGCGCAGGCGGCACTCGGCATCGCGCTCGTCGACGCGCGCGAACCGGGGCTGCGCGACGAAGGGCGCGGCTGGCTGGAAACAGCCGCGACGGCCGACAGCAAGGCCGACGCGCCGGCTGCACGGCGCGCGCAGCTCGCGCTCGGCAAGGCGATGCTGCTCGGCAGCGGCGACATCCCGAAGGATTACGGGCGCGCCCGCGCGCTGCTCGGCGAAGCGGCCGGACAGGGCGACCCGGCCGCGGCGTATTACCTCGGGCTGATCTATCGCAGCGGCTACGGCATCGCCGCCGATCCGGTGCAGGCCGCGCACTGGTTCGAGGTCGCGTCGCAAGCCGACATCCCGGCCGCGGACTTCATGCTCGCCAACGCCTACCGCGACGGCAGCGGCGTGCCGCGCGACGACGCGCGCGCACTGGCGCTGTATCGCCGGGCGGCCGAGCACGAGTTGCCGGAAGCCGTGCAGACGCTCGCGATGGCCTATCGCAACGGCGAGCTCGGGCTCAAGCCCGACGCGGACGAGTTCCACGCGCAGTGGATCGAGACCGCGCATGCGCTGAAGCACCCGGTCGTCGCGCCGTGACGGCAGGTCCGCCGGGACACGCTTGACCCGACGCCCCGCGCATCGATCGTCCGGAAACGGAATCGGTCGCGGGGCGCCAGTCGAAACGCCCGCCGCAATGCCTTAACATGCAGCCTCACAATAAAACCTGAGAGAACTGCATCATGTCCGATCGCCTGTCACGGCTTCGCGCCGCCCTCGGCCTGGCCGTCATTTCCGTCGCGGCCGCCCCGCTCGCGGCACTCGCCGCACCGCCCGCCCACTACGACATCTTCAACGCCGCGCTCTGCAAGCCGCCGTTCACGTCGGACCTGATGGATTCGATCTACAACACCGCGAAGGCGGCCGATCCGAAGCCGGACCAGTCGATGCTCGGCGCCGACGTCTATCGTCTGCCGGAACCGATCAGCCGCGACGGCTTCACGACCCAGCACGTCGTGTTCTTGAGTACCGGCATCGGCGTGCTCGTCGACGGCGAAGTCGCCGGCCGGCTCGCCGAGCGCTACCAGCTCACGCTCGAGAAGGGTCACCTGCTGGGCGCATCGTCCGTCGGCTATTCGCGCCGGCTGAGCGTCCGCGGCCCCGGTGGCGCGCTGATCCTCGTGTCGGCCCGTCAGGGCCCAGCGCTGAAGGGCAAGACGCTGCTCGCGTGCGAAATGACGACCGAGGAAGACATCAAGGCGCTGGAGCGGATGGAACAGCACTGAGCCGCGCGGCGGCGCGCGCCGCCCCGCTGGTTGCGCGCGGCGTCCGGCGCCTGCCAGCGCCCCCTGTCGCTACAATAGGCGCCATGAACGCCCCCACATCCTCCGACACGCCCGAATCCGGCGACGCGCACATCGCGCGCAACCGGCTCGAGGCCCATCTGGACGCCGCGCCGCGCGCGTGGCCGCTCGACATCGTCGCCGCCACCGGCTCAACCAACGCCGACGTCGCGACGCGGCTCAAGGCGCTGCCGCGCAACGCAAAGGCACTGCCCGCGCCGCTCGTGCGCGTCGCGTTCGAGCAGACGGCCGGCCGCGGCCGACAGGGCCGCCCATGGTTCGCGCAACCCGGCAATGCGTTGCTGTGCTCGGTCGGCTGCATCGTGCCGCGCCCCGTCGACGCGCTCGGCGGCCTCAGCATCGCGATCGGCGTCGCGCTCGCCGAAGGGCTGGCCGCGCTGCCGCTCGACGCCCGCTCGCGCGTCGCGCTCAAATGGCCGAACGACCTGCTGCTGACGGCCACCGACGACGGCGCGCCGCGCATCGTCGGCAAGCTCGCCGGGATCCTGATCGAAACCGTCTGGACCACCGCCGACGCCACCGCCGTCGTGATCGGCTTCGGCATCAACGTGCGCGGCGCGGAAGCCGTCGCGGCGCAGGTCGACGCGCTGCGTGCGCGCGAAGCGACGCTCGCGAGCGGGCTGCCGCCGGCCGCGCTGTCGATCGCGTGCGCGTCGGCCAACCTCACCGATACGCTCGCCGCATCGCTGAACGCACTCACGCCCGCGCTCGCGCAGTTCGGCACCGACGGCCTCGCGCCGTTCCTGCCGCGCTGGCACGCGCTGCACGCATACGCCGGCCGCGAAGTCGTGCTGCTCGAACAGGGCGTCGAACGCGCGCGCGGCATCGCGACGGGCATCGATGCGACCGGGCAGCTGCTGCTCGACACGCCGAACGGCGTGCAGACGATCGCGGCCGGCGACGTGTCGCTGCGCGAAGCGCAATGAGCGAGCCGCACCTGCTGATCGACGCCGGCAACAGCCGGATCAAGTGGGCGCTCGCCGACGCGCGGCGCACGCTCGTCGACACGGGCGCGTTCGGCCACACGCGCGACGGCGGCGCCGATCCCGACTGGTCGCATCTGCCGCAGCCGCGCGGCGCCTGGATCTCGAACGTCGCGGGCGCCGACGTCGCCGCGCGGATCGACGCGCTGCTCGATGCGCGCTGGCCGGGGCTGCCACGTACGACGATCCGCTCGCGGCCCACGCAATGCGGCGTGACGAACGGCTATACGACGCCCGAGCAGCTCGGCAGCGATCGCTGGGCCGGCCTGATCGGCGCACATGCGGCATTTCCGGGCGAGCATCTGCTGATCGCGACGTTCGGCACCGCGACGACGCTCGAGGCGCTGCGCGCGGACGGCCGCTTCACGGGCGGACTGATCGCGCCGGGCTGGGCGCTGATGATGCGCGCGCTCGGCACGCACACCGCGCAGTTGCCGACGCTGACCACCGACATCGCGAGCGGCCTGCTCGCGGGCGCGCAGGCCGAGCCGTTCCAGGTCGATACGCCGCGCTCGCTGTCGGCCGGCTGCCTGTATGCGCAGGCCGGGCTGATCGAACGCGCCTGGCGCGACCTTGCCGAAGCGTGGCAGGCTCCCGTGCGGCTCGTGCTGGCCGGCGGCGCGGCGGACGACGTCGCGCGCGCGCTGACGGTCCCGCATACGCGGCACGATGCACTGATCCTGTCCGGGCTCGCGTTGATCGCGGCCGAAGCCGCGCAGGATTGACGGAACAGGCGCCGGCATCGCGCCGGTACGTGGCGACGCGGGTCCGAACGGACATGCGGCACGCCGACGAAGCGGGATGCGCGGGGCGGCTGCAACAGCCCGCGCTATCGACCGGCGGAAGCCATGAAAAAGCCGGCCACGCGGCCGGCTCGACTGAATGACGTGAACGACGTCGATGACGACAAGGAGTTTCGACGATGCTGCGCTGGCTGATCGCTGTTCTCTTTCTCGCCAACATGCTCGCGTTCGTGGTGGCGCGCGGCGTGTTCGGGCCGCTGCCGTCGGCCGGCCCGCGCGAACCCGGCGTGTTGTCGCGGCAGGTCCGGCCCGATGCGCTGCGCGTGACGCCGCTCGCGCAGGCGACCGACCAACCCGTCGTCGGTGGCCCGATCGCGCCGCCAGCCGTCACGACCGCACCGCTCGCGGCATCCGCGCCCTGACGGCGCCGGGCCGCGCTCAGGACTGCTGCGCGCGCACCTTCTTCAACAACGCGGTGGTCGAGCGGTCATG
The DNA window shown above is from Burkholderia cepacia and carries:
- a CDS encoding MlaE family ABC transporter permease — protein: MDFETPPGLSVDAGGQGQTVRLYGQWTALALARNRGAVARRVASIATGRVSDWDLSGIERLDHVGGQALWRVWGRKLPAGVELSATQRTIFERIERLDSEREAPERVVRFDPVTRLGQAIFAFGEHLQGGIAMFGLVILDALSVLRRPKTMPWKETSANIYSAGAQALPITALVAFLIGIVLSYLSAQQLQMFGANRYIVNILGLSVIRELGPVLSAILVAGRSGSAITAQIGVMRVTEELDAMRVMGIPHGLRLILPRVLALGVAMPLLVMWTNIIALTGGALAAKLVLGIDVNYFVRSLPGVVPIANLYIGVGKGVVFGMLIALVACHFGFRIKANSQSLGEGTTTSVVSSITVVILADAVFAILFQNVGLG
- a CDS encoding ABC transporter ATP-binding protein, producing MNASNETTAQAAAVGAGSGGTQPAAEADAGDLVIEVRNLTKRYGRNIIHQKLDFDVRRGEIVAIVGGSGSGKTTLVRQILGLERPTSGTIKVFGEDTATIDDASARMMRTRSGMLFQQGALFSSMTVFDNVAQPLRELGRVPPDLLHDIVMLKLEMVGLPCKHASKMPAALSGGMVKRVGIARAIALEPELLFLDEPTAGLDPQASDEFVELIATLHRTLGLTVVMVTHDLDTMVALSTRVAVLADRKVLVAAPVEEAANVDHPFIHEYFLGLRGRRALQALPPERRAKLPKAALEPALSSVEL
- a CDS encoding biotin--[acetyl-CoA-carboxylase] ligase translates to MNAPTSSDTPESGDAHIARNRLEAHLDAAPRAWPLDIVAATGSTNADVATRLKALPRNAKALPAPLVRVAFEQTAGRGRQGRPWFAQPGNALLCSVGCIVPRPVDALGGLSIAIGVALAEGLAALPLDARSRVALKWPNDLLLTATDDGAPRIVGKLAGILIETVWTTADATAVVIGFGINVRGAEAVAAQVDALRAREATLASGLPPAALSIACASANLTDTLAASLNALTPALAQFGTDGLAPFLPRWHALHAYAGREVVLLEQGVERARGIATGIDATGQLLLDTPNGVQTIAAGDVSLREAQ
- a CDS encoding MlaD family protein, translating into MENKSHAFWAGLFTIALTLAIAGTVFWFNVDRTVRVPYDLLARTNVTGLFPDAAVRFRGLDVGKVQSIGFDRTHPGQIRIRILVDHDAPITQSTYGSLGFQGVTGIAFVQLEDTGRDLAPLPSSTKSIAQIPMRPSLFDQIQERGDVLLRQLELAAKSANALMSPEMREQLRATAESLQHAADGATTLTKQLGPAVTALPETMHEVNRAMASANTLLQPNGPLVSNLNKAGTAAEQVGVALNDLNARVQYDTLPRFNTLAGSVGDASRQLKDVAGELGRNPRSLLFGSPGAAPGPGEAGFVWPGATAGK
- a CDS encoding bifunctional 2',3'-cyclic-nucleotide 2'-phosphodiesterase/3'-nucleotidase, coding for MRFPPLSRRHVPAAAALASLAFTLAGCGGDDVTATPPSQPQAQAPVGTTATLALLETTDLHTNVLSYDYFKLAADNSLGFERVSTLIAQARKQYPNTLLLDNGDTIQGTALSDYQALVKPVGCDQTLAIYKVMNAAKFDGGGIGNHEFNYGLPYLSQVTGNTFEVDGLPAPAQQKKCAGPNFPQVLANVISAKTNAPLFTPYTILTRTVTATTPDGKTVSAPVKIGIIGFTPPAIMNWDKRWLDGKVYTTGLKEAAEKYIPEMRAKGADLVVAISHGGLDNSAYSPTMENGSWWLSKVTGIDAMLIGHSHQVFPDANSTVSQFNLPGVDKVKGTVNGVPTVMANYWGKHLGVIKLGLKFDGKTWSVDKSQTTVEARSTQNADKSYVAADPSVSAAIAAEHQATIDYVKTPIGSTDYRMNSYFADVGDPGAIQIVNEAQADYVKTYVQANLPQYASLPVLSVSAPFKSGFGGGTDYTDVAPGALAINNAADLYLYPNTVYAVKVSGADVKNWLETAAKRFNRIDPTKATVQPLVSTFPGYNFDMFTSADLAYEIDVTQPLGSRIKNLTYKGAPIDPNAQFIVATNNYRASGGGNFPGLDGSKTIFASPDANRDVLISFIKKRGAITRTADGAQRSWRFTKLASSVAHVQFASAQNRLGDAAAAGLTGITQVAADDGSGKNLATYEIDLTQ
- a CDS encoding type III pantothenate kinase, whose product is MSEPHLLIDAGNSRIKWALADARRTLVDTGAFGHTRDGGADPDWSHLPQPRGAWISNVAGADVAARIDALLDARWPGLPRTTIRSRPTQCGVTNGYTTPEQLGSDRWAGLIGAHAAFPGEHLLIATFGTATTLEALRADGRFTGGLIAPGWALMMRALGTHTAQLPTLTTDIASGLLAGAQAEPFQVDTPRSLSAGCLYAQAGLIERAWRDLAEAWQAPVRLVLAGGAADDVARALTVPHTRHDALILSGLALIAAEAAQD
- a CDS encoding tetratricopeptide repeat protein, with the protein product MQPIRTMRPAEPGLAAAARRVLRAKLPPAALLAAAAVTVAAVVAATGLRGTGPAPSAAQLDEWQAMVTQATEPHALAQLRTLARRGSGAAQAALGIALVDAREPGLRDEGRGWLETAATADSKADAPAARRAQLALGKAMLLGSGDIPKDYGRARALLGEAAGQGDPAAAYYLGLIYRSGYGIAADPVQAAHWFEVASQADIPAADFMLANAYRDGSGVPRDDARALALYRRAAEHELPEAVQTLAMAYRNGELGLKPDADEFHAQWIETAHALKHPVVAP